One genomic segment of Myxococcales bacterium includes these proteins:
- a CDS encoding metallophosphoesterase family protein, protein MRLGILSDIHANYEALSASVEAFKSESIKEYYCLGDTVGYGGSPNECADIVRDLVKATILGNHDAAVAGRMDYSYYYEAARHALDTHAQLLSKENTDWLRGLPYQIRLDAVGVLLCHGSPVRLEEFEYIFAPEQARECLPIYDELAHITLIGHSHLCKVFALTRNSVEELPPVDFELEPNKKYIVSVGSIGQPRDYDNRASYTVYDTDKKRFEFKRVEYDIETAAEKVLRAKLERNFAHRLFIGV, encoded by the coding sequence ATGCGCCTCGGAATCCTCAGCGACATTCACGCCAACTACGAAGCCTTGAGCGCTTCGGTGGAGGCGTTCAAGAGTGAGTCCATCAAGGAGTACTACTGCCTGGGTGACACCGTTGGGTACGGTGGCTCTCCCAACGAGTGCGCCGACATCGTGCGCGATCTGGTCAAAGCGACCATCTTGGGCAACCACGACGCGGCGGTCGCCGGTCGCATGGACTACTCGTACTACTACGAGGCCGCGCGCCACGCCCTCGACACGCACGCGCAGCTGTTGAGCAAAGAGAACACCGACTGGTTGCGCGGACTGCCCTACCAGATCCGGCTGGACGCCGTGGGTGTGCTGCTCTGCCACGGCTCTCCGGTTCGACTCGAAGAGTTCGAGTACATCTTCGCGCCCGAACAGGCGCGCGAGTGCCTGCCGATCTACGACGAGCTCGCGCACATCACGCTGATTGGCCACTCACACCTGTGCAAGGTGTTCGCGCTGACGCGAAACAGCGTCGAAGAGCTGCCCCCCGTCGACTTCGAGCTGGAGCCGAACAAGAAGTACATCGTCAGTGTCGGCTCCATCGGCCAGCCCCGCGACTACGACAACCGGGCGAGCTACACCGTGTACGACACGGACAAGAAGCGCTTCGAGTTCAAGCGCGTCGAGTACGACATCGAGACGGCGGCGGAGAAGGTGCTGCGGGCAAAGCTCGAGCGCAACTTCGCCCACCGCCTGTTCATCGGCGTTTGA